In Halorhabdus rudnickae, the following proteins share a genomic window:
- a CDS encoding beta-CASP ribonuclease aCPSF1: MSKVDQQLEDTKATIEREVPNDISITEVTFEGPELVVYTRDPKTFAGNGDLVRRLASKLRKRITVRPDPEVLSRPSDARDQILSVIPEEASVTDLDFHEDTGEVVIEAEKPGMVIGRHGSTLREITKEVGWTPEVVRTPPIESATVSNVRSFLTQEREDRRDILERVGRQIHREEMSDDEWVRITTLGCCREVGRASFILSTPETRVLIDCGDKPGAEGEVPYLQVPEALGSGPSSLDAVVLTHAHLDHSALIPLLFKYGYDGPIYTTEPTRDLMGLLTLDYLDVASKEGRSPPYDSEMVREAIKHTIPIEYGDVTDISPDIKLTLHNAGHILGSSVAHFHIGDGLYNVAFSGDIHYDDTRLFNGAVNEFPRVETLVLESTYGGRNDYQTDQADSEQKLKEVIRETYEQDGKVLIPAFAVGRSQELMLVLEEAMRSGDIPEMPVHLDGMIWEATAIHTTYPEYLRDDLRDRIFHDDENPFLADQFNHIDGGEDERQEVADGEPAIILSTSGMVTGGPIMSWLEHVGPDPDSTLVFVGYQAQGTLGRRIQNGWDEIPLGNGSRGNTLKLEMGVETVDGFSGHADRQGLENFVKTMNPRPEKILCVHGDESSVQDLSSALYHDYNLRTFAPKNLETFRFV; encoded by the coding sequence ATGAGCAAGGTAGATCAGCAACTCGAGGACACGAAGGCGACGATCGAACGCGAAGTACCGAACGACATCTCCATCACGGAGGTCACTTTCGAGGGGCCGGAACTGGTCGTTTACACCCGCGATCCCAAGACGTTCGCGGGCAACGGCGACCTCGTTCGCCGGCTGGCCTCGAAACTCCGCAAGCGAATTACCGTCCGGCCCGATCCCGAGGTCCTCTCGCGGCCCTCGGATGCCAGAGACCAGATTCTCTCGGTGATCCCCGAAGAGGCCAGCGTCACCGATCTGGACTTCCACGAGGACACCGGCGAGGTTGTCATCGAAGCCGAGAAACCGGGCATGGTGATCGGACGACACGGCTCAACGCTCCGGGAAATCACCAAGGAGGTCGGCTGGACGCCCGAGGTGGTCCGGACGCCACCGATCGAGTCGGCGACAGTCAGCAACGTCCGGAGCTTCCTCACTCAGGAACGCGAAGACCGTCGGGACATCCTGGAACGCGTCGGCAGACAGATCCACCGCGAGGAGATGTCCGACGACGAGTGGGTCCGCATCACCACGCTCGGGTGCTGTCGAGAGGTCGGTCGCGCCTCGTTCATCCTTTCGACACCCGAAACCCGCGTTCTCATCGACTGTGGCGACAAGCCGGGTGCAGAGGGCGAGGTTCCGTACCTCCAGGTGCCCGAGGCGCTGGGATCTGGCCCGAGTTCGCTCGACGCCGTCGTCTTGACACACGCCCACCTCGATCACTCGGCGCTCATCCCGCTTCTGTTCAAGTACGGGTACGATGGCCCGATCTACACGACCGAGCCGACCCGCGATCTGATGGGTCTGCTCACGCTTGACTACCTCGACGTCGCTTCCAAGGAAGGGCGGAGCCCGCCTTACGACTCCGAGATGGTCCGGGAGGCGATCAAACACACCATCCCGATCGAGTACGGCGACGTGACCGATATCTCGCCGGACATCAAGCTCACGTTGCACAATGCCGGCCACATCCTCGGTTCGTCGGTCGCACACTTCCACATCGGTGATGGGCTGTACAACGTCGCGTTCTCGGGTGACATCCACTACGACGACACGCGGCTGTTCAACGGCGCAGTCAACGAATTTCCTCGCGTCGAGACGCTCGTCCTCGAGTCGACCTACGGCGGTCGCAACGATTACCAGACCGACCAGGCAGACTCCGAACAGAAGCTCAAGGAGGTCATCAGGGAAACGTACGAACAGGACGGAAAAGTCCTGATCCCGGCGTTCGCTGTGGGACGGTCCCAGGAGCTGATGCTGGTCCTCGAAGAGGCGATGCGAAGCGGCGACATTCCGGAGATGCCGGTTCATCTCGACGGGATGATCTGGGAAGCGACGGCCATTCATACCACGTATCCCGAGTACCTCCGGGACGACCTCCGGGATCGGATCTTCCACGACGACGAGAACCCATTCCTCGCCGACCAGTTCAACCATATCGACGGCGGTGAGGACGAGCGACAGGAAGTCGCCGATGGCGAGCCGGCGATAATCCTCTCGACCTCGGGGATGGTCACTGGCGGGCCGATCATGTCCTGGCTCGAGCACGTCGGTCCGGATCCAGACTCGACACTCGTGTTTGTCGGCTACCAGGCACAGGGAACGCTGGGTCGGCGGATCCAGAACGGCTGGGACGAGATCCCGCTGGGCAACGGCAGCCGGGGCAACACCCTGAAGCTGGAAATGGGTGTCGAGACCGTCGATGGTTTCTCGGGCCACGCAGACCGTCAGGGCCTGGAGAACTTCGTGAAGACGATGAACCCGCGCCCGGAGAAGATCCTCTGTGTCCACGGTGACGAGTCCTCCGTACAGGATCTCTCTTCGGCGCTGTATCACGACTACAACTTGCGGACGTTCGCGCCAAAGAACCTAGAGACGTTCCGGTTCGTCTGA
- a CDS encoding aldo/keto reductase yields the protein MEYVRLGETGLEVSPIALGTWRFGMEHEDTGVVETDREDAHELLDAYAEAGGNFIDTANGYGGGDSERWIGEWLDDQDREDYVVASKCFWSDVSRFQENLSAKNVRAEVEASLEKLDTDYLDILYLHRFDDETPIEKTLRTIDDLISEGKVHYVGLSTADAWKLTKGLWKADVNNDEAFTVTQPQYSAVHREPVAEYLDVCADQNLAVCPYSPLHGGFLTGKYERVGDSEVRAPDGSRGDIDEHFQDWYLRQEAWDVLEEIRAVAAEVDASPAQISLAWLLAHEDLTIVPIIGARTTDQLEENLGAIEVDLTHEQFERIDAAIEA from the coding sequence ATGGAATACGTCAGACTCGGAGAGACCGGGCTCGAAGTATCGCCGATCGCGCTGGGAACCTGGCGCTTCGGCATGGAACACGAGGACACCGGCGTCGTCGAGACGGATCGTGAAGATGCACACGAGCTGTTAGACGCCTACGCTGAGGCTGGTGGGAACTTCATCGACACGGCCAACGGGTACGGTGGTGGCGACTCGGAGCGATGGATCGGCGAGTGGCTCGACGACCAAGATCGTGAGGACTACGTTGTCGCTTCGAAGTGTTTCTGGTCGGATGTCTCGCGGTTTCAGGAGAACCTCTCGGCGAAGAACGTCCGCGCGGAGGTCGAAGCGTCTCTGGAGAAACTCGACACCGACTACCTCGACATCCTCTATTTGCACCGCTTCGACGACGAGACGCCAATCGAAAAGACGCTGCGGACCATCGACGACCTGATCAGCGAGGGTAAGGTCCACTACGTCGGTCTTTCGACAGCTGACGCCTGGAAACTCACCAAGGGCCTCTGGAAAGCCGACGTCAACAACGACGAGGCCTTCACCGTCACCCAACCCCAGTATTCGGCAGTCCACCGCGAACCGGTCGCTGAGTACCTCGACGTCTGTGCTGACCAGAACCTCGCAGTCTGTCCGTACTCGCCGCTGCACGGCGGATTCCTCACTGGCAAGTACGAACGCGTCGGGGACAGCGAGGTTCGGGCACCCGACGGCTCGCGGGGAGACATCGACGAGCACTTCCAAGACTGGTACCTCCGGCAGGAAGCCTGGGACGTCCTTGAGGAAATTCGCGCGGTGGCCGCGGAAGTCGATGCCTCGCCCGCCCAGATCTCGCTCGCCTGGCTGCTGGCCCACGAGGATCTCACGATCGTTCCAATCATCGGCGCACGAACGACCGACCAGCTAGAAGAGAATCTCGGCGCCATCGAGGTCGATCTCACTCACGAGCAATTCGAACGGATCGACGCTGCGATCGAAGCCTGA
- a CDS encoding diphthine--ammonia ligase: MNDRGAGAWVSLFSGGKDSSWALYRALERDLAVERLVTVHPSGDSYMYHVPATELARLAAESIGIELLEVEPDDFEADTAVDAGTQGDAELEPLEAAVRDLDAALPGGVAGIVAGAVESEYQTTRIEGLADRLGAELFAPLWQGDPETLASEMLAAGFEIRIVRVAAGGMDETWLGRRLDEDALTDLRSLNEEYGVHILGEGGEFETLVTDGPHMDRPIELEYGIEWDGTRGSIRVEDAWLA; the protein is encoded by the coding sequence ATGAACGATCGCGGGGCGGGCGCGTGGGTGTCGCTGTTCTCCGGCGGCAAGGATTCTTCCTGGGCGCTGTATCGTGCCCTGGAGCGTGATCTGGCCGTCGAACGACTCGTCACGGTCCACCCGAGTGGGGACTCTTACATGTATCACGTTCCGGCGACTGAGCTGGCTCGACTGGCGGCCGAGAGCATCGGCATCGAACTCCTCGAGGTCGAACCTGATGACTTCGAGGCCGATACCGCCGTCGACGCGGGCACACAGGGTGACGCCGAACTCGAACCCCTCGAGGCGGCCGTCCGCGACCTCGACGCCGCATTGCCGGGCGGCGTAGCCGGAATCGTCGCGGGTGCCGTCGAGAGCGAGTACCAGACCACACGGATCGAGGGGCTGGCCGACCGGCTCGGCGCCGAGTTGTTCGCTCCCCTCTGGCAAGGCGATCCCGAGACGCTCGCCAGTGAGATGCTGGCAGCGGGCTTCGAGATTCGCATTGTCCGGGTGGCTGCTGGTGGCATGGACGAGACGTGGCTCGGGCGCCGGCTCGACGAGGATGCCCTGACGGACCTCCGTTCACTCAACGAGGAGTACGGCGTTCATATCCTCGGCGAAGGCGGGGAGTTCGAGACACTTGTCACTGACGGGCCACACATGGATCGACCGATCGAACTCGAGTACGGCATCGAGTGGGATGGGACGCGGGGGTCGATCCGGGTCGAGGACGCCTGGCTGGCGTAG
- a CDS encoding endonuclease III domain-containing protein, translated as MSEDVEPSRNISGGGDGGGSTTAFETDAGASTRAGTVVDRLGELYWQKTYGGQDAFECLVRTILSQNTSDAASQPAHDALMERYGANPDTAAREGETEPDLVEALADADRAQLAETISGAGLHNQKSARIIDIAERIRTEYGREADFDAFVRDEDAEEVRETLLELSGVGPKTADCVLLFAGGRDGVFPVDTHVHRIYRRLGIAPPDADHETVRAVLEEMVPEERCGFGHTASIQFGREYCTARKPACLDGPEACPLYDLCDRVGVDPANGEVVDPAETVES; from the coding sequence ATGAGCGAGGATGTAGAGCCGAGTCGGAACATCAGCGGCGGAGGCGACGGCGGTGGATCGACGACGGCCTTCGAAACCGACGCGGGCGCCTCCACTCGAGCCGGCACAGTCGTGGATCGGTTAGGGGAGTTGTACTGGCAGAAAACCTACGGCGGCCAGGACGCCTTCGAATGTCTCGTTCGGACGATCCTCAGTCAAAACACCAGCGACGCGGCGAGCCAGCCGGCTCACGACGCCCTGATGGAACGGTACGGAGCGAACCCGGACACCGCCGCTCGTGAGGGTGAGACGGAACCGGATCTCGTCGAGGCACTGGCCGACGCCGACCGGGCACAACTTGCCGAGACGATCTCCGGGGCGGGACTGCACAACCAGAAATCCGCCCGGATCATCGACATCGCGGAACGGATCCGAACCGAGTACGGTAGGGAAGCCGACTTCGACGCGTTCGTGCGTGACGAAGACGCTGAGGAAGTTCGGGAGACACTGCTGGAACTGAGCGGTGTCGGTCCCAAGACGGCCGATTGCGTTCTGCTGTTCGCGGGCGGGCGCGACGGGGTCTTTCCCGTCGATACGCACGTCCATCGGATCTATCGTCGGCTCGGGATCGCCCCGCCGGACGCCGACCACGAGACAGTCCGGGCGGTGCTCGAAGAGATGGTTCCCGAGGAGAGATGTGGCTTCGGTCACACCGCGAGCATCCAGTTCGGCCGGGAGTACTGCACGGCGCGCAAGCCGGCCTGTCTCGACGGTCCCGAGGCGTGCCCGCTGTACGACCTCTGTGATCGCGTCGGTGTCGACCCAGCAAACGGCGAGGTCGTCGATCCGGCCGAGACAGTCGAAAGCTGA
- a CDS encoding DUF371 domain-containing protein, translating to MDERIRARGDDNVTATHQSTLELTSDDYLTPAGDCIVGIEADRVPADFDPGFVEACQDRDSQITATLSTDSHQFEIIGRGHPDLTFENDRSLVLRTSDYVDDRTVMIDADAAAADVDRDLIEALSAGESVTMTLAVE from the coding sequence ATGGACGAACGCATTCGTGCTCGGGGAGACGACAACGTGACCGCGACGCACCAAAGTACGCTCGAGCTCACGAGCGACGACTACCTCACCCCGGCCGGAGACTGCATCGTCGGGATCGAGGCCGACCGCGTTCCCGCGGACTTCGATCCCGGATTCGTCGAAGCCTGCCAGGATCGGGACAGTCAGATCACGGCCACGCTCTCGACCGACAGCCACCAGTTCGAGATCATCGGACGGGGACACCCTGACCTCACCTTCGAGAACGACCGCAGCCTCGTGCTCCGAACCAGCGACTACGTCGACGATCGAACCGTAATGATCGACGCGGATGCGGCGGCCGCCGACGTGGATCGCGATCTGATCGAGGCGCTTTCGGCCGGTGAGTCGGTCACGATGACCCTGGCCGTCGAGTGA
- a CDS encoding DUF373 family protein, with product MSTLVVCVDRGSDLAGAADPPVVGFEAVESLVTEFGIDDPEDSRVNCLLEGLRITRDLEDNGEDVTVAVLSGGSETVGVDRSVARQTDELLESHDPDSAIVVTDSPEDERLVPIVESRIPVDAVDQVIVRQARDIESTYYLLKQFMADEELRETILVPIGAALLALPVLLLVLNSVTMTVGAIAAAVGLVLLYKGLGIDEYLATLPRQIHDALYSGQVSLVTYVVAAGLTLIGLFVGALGVSATASDAEVILAMRFGFDSVPWLTAAALAASTGRLLDELLQRDGVRSAYLNLPFGVVAVGLVVRGVTGYFLERAAVFASIRISAVDLGPIVVEGFAVSPGARLALFLLAGILVSLIGVRFAAYVSGTTVQEDLASEA from the coding sequence GTGAGCACGCTGGTGGTGTGTGTAGACCGGGGAAGCGACCTCGCTGGAGCCGCGGACCCGCCGGTCGTGGGGTTCGAAGCGGTCGAGTCGTTAGTCACGGAATTCGGTATCGACGATCCCGAAGACAGCCGCGTGAACTGCCTTCTCGAAGGACTTCGTATCACGCGCGACCTCGAGGACAACGGCGAGGACGTGACGGTCGCTGTCCTCTCCGGTGGCAGTGAGACTGTCGGCGTCGATCGGTCGGTAGCCCGCCAGACCGACGAACTGCTCGAGTCACACGATCCCGACTCCGCGATCGTCGTCACTGACAGCCCGGAAGACGAGCGACTCGTTCCGATCGTCGAGAGCCGGATCCCCGTCGACGCCGTCGACCAGGTGATCGTCCGTCAGGCTCGGGACATCGAGTCGACGTACTACCTCCTCAAACAGTTCATGGCCGACGAGGAACTCCGCGAGACCATCTTGGTTCCCATCGGGGCAGCGCTGCTCGCGTTGCCGGTCCTCCTTTTGGTACTCAATAGCGTGACCATGACTGTCGGGGCGATCGCAGCGGCCGTCGGGCTGGTACTGCTATACAAGGGCCTCGGCATCGACGAGTACCTCGCAACGCTGCCCCGGCAGATACACGACGCGCTGTACTCCGGGCAGGTGTCGCTGGTAACGTACGTCGTCGCCGCTGGCCTGACGCTGATCGGCCTGTTCGTCGGAGCACTTGGCGTCTCGGCCACGGCCTCTGACGCCGAGGTCATCCTGGCGATGCGTTTCGGGTTCGATAGCGTCCCGTGGCTGACCGCAGCGGCGCTGGCCGCAAGCACCGGGCGCTTGCTCGACGAGTTGCTCCAGCGTGATGGCGTTCGGAGTGCCTATCTCAATCTCCCGTTCGGCGTCGTCGCCGTCGGACTCGTGGTTCGGGGAGTCACCGGTTACTTCCTCGAACGGGCAGCCGTGTTCGCCTCGATACGGATCTCGGCGGTCGACCTCGGACCGATCGTCGTCGAAGGGTTCGCGGTCTCTCCCGGGGCCAGACTCGCGCTGTTCCTGTTGGCCGGTATCCTCGTCAGCCTGATCGGCGTCCGGTTTGCCGCCTACGTGAGCGGGACGACCGTTCAGGAAGATCTGGCGTCGGAAGCCTGA
- a CDS encoding disulfide bond formation protein B yields MNDTSAPGRRSTRSLLLDRQRSLLAGATFVAIVATAGSLYLSLGLGLVPCRLCWYQRILMYPLVVVLGVATFGNRRRIYRTVLPLSVLGIGIAAYHSLIQVSAATGGACTIGGGCGTVQLRVLGLSIPNLSLLAFALITTAMLAVGVRSLD; encoded by the coding sequence ATGAACGATACAAGCGCACCCGGCCGTCGTTCGACACGTAGCTTACTGCTCGATCGTCAGCGATCGCTCCTCGCAGGTGCGACGTTCGTCGCCATCGTCGCGACTGCCGGCAGTCTCTATCTGAGCCTTGGGCTCGGACTGGTGCCCTGCCGGCTGTGCTGGTATCAGCGCATCCTCATGTACCCGCTCGTTGTTGTCCTCGGTGTGGCCACTTTCGGGAATCGACGGCGGATTTACCGGACGGTTCTCCCGCTGTCGGTACTCGGGATCGGGATTGCAGCCTATCACTCCCTGATACAGGTTTCGGCCGCGACGGGGGGTGCGTGTACTATCGGTGGTGGGTGCGGGACCGTTCAGTTGCGAGTGCTCGGCCTCTCGATACCGAACCTGTCGCTGCTCGCGTTCGCGCTGATTACGACGGCGATGCTCGCTGTTGGCGTTCGCTCGCTCGATTGA
- a CDS encoding coiled-coil protein gives MTDSIDQSKNVSVTDDDLENKSKGELIKLAGQLRDRRNDLNQMASERASERDDLNAKTRDKVDEAQEHREKRDELNEQVQEHKEKRNELNAEANELFDEVEQKKEELELNEGKSVDQLEEEIEDLEFKQQTEVLGSEEEQELIEKIEDKREQLAERKEKLEQTDDVDEIKAEAQEIRSEASQHHQKVTELADEAQEHHNQMIEAYREADEVRDEADEMHEKFVEAQEAADQHHEDFVRVQKRLRELDKKEEKEERSRREEEKEAAREEAEEIYQQFKDGETLDTEDLMKLQKTGLL, from the coding sequence ATGACAGATTCGATAGACCAATCCAAGAACGTATCAGTAACAGACGACGACCTCGAGAACAAATCCAAGGGCGAGCTCATCAAACTCGCTGGCCAGCTCAGAGATCGACGTAACGATCTCAACCAGATGGCCTCCGAACGGGCCTCCGAGCGAGACGACCTCAACGCCAAAACCCGCGATAAGGTCGACGAGGCCCAGGAACACCGCGAGAAGCGCGACGAGCTCAACGAGCAGGTTCAAGAACACAAGGAGAAGCGAAACGAGCTCAACGCCGAGGCGAACGAGCTCTTCGACGAGGTCGAACAGAAAAAAGAAGAGCTAGAACTCAACGAGGGCAAGAGCGTCGATCAACTCGAAGAGGAAATCGAGGACCTCGAGTTCAAACAGCAGACGGAAGTGCTTGGTTCCGAAGAGGAGCAGGAACTCATCGAGAAAATCGAGGACAAACGTGAGCAACTTGCCGAACGCAAGGAGAAGTTAGAGCAGACTGACGACGTCGACGAGATCAAGGCCGAGGCCCAGGAAATCCGCTCGGAGGCCAGCCAACACCACCAGAAGGTGACCGAGCTGGCCGACGAGGCTCAAGAGCACCACAACCAGATGATTGAGGCCTATCGCGAGGCCGACGAGGTCCGCGACGAGGCCGACGAGATGCACGAGAAGTTCGTCGAGGCCCAGGAGGCCGCCGACCAGCACCACGAGGACTTCGTGCGCGTCCAGAAGCGCCTGCGCGAACTCGACAAGAAAGAAGAAAAAGAGGAGCGCTCGCGCCGCGAAGAGGAGAAAGAGGCCGCCCGCGAGGAGGCCGAAGAGATATACCAGCAGTTCAAGGACGGCGAGACCCTCGACACCGAGGACCTGATGAAGCTCCAGAAGACCGGACTGCTCTAG